From Paracoccus tegillarcae, one genomic window encodes:
- a CDS encoding HAD family hydrolase, producing MADIWARLRGKELRLALCSNLASDYVTALRGALPDPLDVEVLSCKVEAIKPEPAIYAAVLDGLQVKAGRVLFVGDKPHADIMGSRAAGMKAMHVDELVAAMRSG from the coding sequence ATGGCGGATATCTGGGCGCGGTTGCGCGGCAAGGAGCTGCGCCTGGCGCTCTGTTCCAATCTCGCCAGCGACTACGTGACGGCGCTGCGAGGCGCACTGCCCGATCCGCTGGACGTGGAGGTGCTGTCCTGCAAGGTCGAGGCGATCAAGCCGGAACCTGCGATTTACGCGGCGGTGCTGGACGGGTTGCAGGTCAAGGCGGGCCGGGTGCTGTTCGTCGGTGATAAGCCCCACGCCGACATCATGGGTTCGCGCGCGGCGGGCATGAAGGCAATGCATGTGGACGAGCTGGTCGCGGCGATGCGGTCGGGCTGA